In Woeseia oceani, one DNA window encodes the following:
- a CDS encoding exodeoxyribonuclease III, with protein MFRVISLNANGIRAAARKGFFQWMQTQDADVVCIQETKAQFHQLTDECFAPAGYHCYYEDAVKKGYSGVAIYTRHEPQKVIRGLGISEFDDEGRYLEVQLDGLSVVSLYLPSGSSGDVRQDVKFRFLDQFLPHLQKMKRRKSEAIVCGDWNIAHKKIDIKNWRGNQKNSGFLPEEREWMDHLFDKHGFVDAFRVVNEEPDQYTWWSNRGRAWDNNVGWRIDYHVVTPGLRDKVRATDIFKDIRFSDHAPLTVDYDL; from the coding sequence GTGTTTCGTGTAATCAGTTTGAACGCCAATGGCATTCGTGCCGCCGCCCGTAAAGGTTTTTTTCAATGGATGCAGACCCAAGATGCCGATGTTGTGTGCATTCAGGAGACCAAAGCCCAGTTCCATCAGCTGACCGATGAGTGCTTTGCGCCGGCCGGCTACCACTGCTACTACGAAGATGCGGTGAAGAAAGGGTACAGCGGTGTTGCCATCTACACCCGGCATGAGCCACAAAAAGTCATCCGCGGCCTCGGTATCAGTGAATTCGACGACGAAGGCCGCTACCTCGAAGTGCAGCTGGACGGTTTGTCTGTCGTATCGCTGTACCTGCCGTCCGGTTCATCCGGCGATGTGCGTCAGGACGTGAAGTTCCGTTTCCTGGACCAGTTCCTGCCCCATCTGCAAAAAATGAAACGGCGCAAGAGTGAAGCCATCGTGTGCGGCGACTGGAACATCGCGCACAAGAAAATCGACATCAAGAACTGGCGTGGCAATCAGAAAAACTCGGGCTTCCTGCCAGAAGAACGTGAATGGATGGACCACCTGTTTGACAAGCACGGCTTTGTGGATGCGTTCCGCGTTGTCAACGAAGAGCCGGACCAGTACACCTGGTGGTCAAATCGTGGCCGGGCATGGGACAACAACGTTGGCTGGCGCATCGACTACCACGTAGTAACCCCGGGCCTGCGCGACAAAGTCCGCGCTACGGATATCTTCAAGGACATTCGATTCTCGGATCATGCGCCGTTGACCGTCGACTACGACTTGTAG